GGCCCCCAGGCGCGGGCGTTGAAGGTGCCGGACGCCACGACACTCAGGCTGGTCCGGCAGAGCGTCGGGCACCAGCACCTGCGCATCGAAGGTGAGCAACTGTGCAAGGACGCCGCCATCGAAATCGACTTCAACAGCATCGCCGCCGGCTACGCCGTGGACCGTATCGCTGAGTTGCTCGGCGGCCAGGGCGTCCACAGCTACCTCGTCGAAGCCACTGGCGAGCTCAAGGCCGTTGGCCGCAAACCCGATGGCTCACCTTGGCGCATCGCCCTGGAAGAGCCTCGGGATGATCGGCAGGTGGCCGAAAAAATCATCGAGGTGGATGGCTTTGGGGTGTCCACGTCAGGTGACTATCGCAATTATTTCCAGCAGGATGGTCGGCGTTATGCCCACACGCTGGATGCGCGTACCGGTGCGCCGATCACCCATCAGCTGGCCTCGGTGACCGTATTGCACCCCTCGGCGTTGATGGCGGATGGTTTGTCGACGTTGCTGCTCATCCTCGGGCCTGAGCAAGGTCGGGACTATGCTGAGCAGCACGGCATCGCGGCCTTTTTCGTGAGTCGTGAAGGGGCTGGTTTCGTCACGCGCACCAACCAGGCGTTCGATCAATTGACGGGTGTAAAACCGTAATCGGCGCCCTGTAGTAAAGGCAAGACTGGCCTACGACGCGACCAAGGGTTAATGTGCGCGGCGTTGAGCCTTATATAGACTGTGCCCCGGTTCACACACTTGAGCCAAATTGTCCTTCATGACCGCTGGCCGCGGCATGATTTAGCCAGGCGTCCAACCGTGCGCCTGGCCTGTTCTGAGGAGTACGCATGGCTGTCTACAACTACGACGTGGTGGTACTGGGTTCCGGCCCGGCTGGAGAAGGTGCGGCGATGAACGCCGCGAAGGCAGGGCGCAAGGTGGCGATGGTCGATAGCCGTCGCCAGGTCGGCGGTAACTGCACCCACCTGGGTACCATCCCGTCCAAGGCCTTGCGTCACTCGGTCCGCCAGATCATGCAGTTCAACACCAACCCGATGTTCCGGGCCATTGGTGAGCCGCGCTGGTTCTCGTTCCCGGACGTGCTCAAGAGCGCTGAGAGAGTCATCTCCAAGCAAGTGGCATCGCGTACCGGCTACTACGCCCGTAACCGCGTCGATCTGTTCTTTGGCACCGGCAGCTTTGCCGACGAGCAAACCGTCGAAGTGGTCTGCGCCAACGGCGTGGTCGAGAAGCTGGTGGCCAAGCACATCATCATCGCCACCGGGTCGCGCCCGTATCGCCCGGCGGACATCGATTTTCACCACCCGCGTATCTACGATAGCGACACCATCCTGAGCCTGGGCCACAC
The genomic region above belongs to Pseudomonas sp. S35 and contains:
- a CDS encoding FAD:protein FMN transferase; the encoded protein is MGNLRQVVMFCAVALLTGCDGDSLERFGGPTMGSTYSIQYVRTSSAPGPKELQRQVESLLGEVDRQMSTYRSDSVIEGFNRLPANSCQAMPAPVLHLVRTGEQLSQASDSAFDLTVEPLLNLWGFGPQARALKVPDATTLRLVRQSVGHQHLRIEGEQLCKDAAIEIDFNSIAAGYAVDRIAELLGGQGVHSYLVEATGELKAVGRKPDGSPWRIALEEPRDDRQVAEKIIEVDGFGVSTSGDYRNYFQQDGRRYAHTLDARTGAPITHQLASVTVLHPSALMADGLSTLLLILGPEQGRDYAEQHGIAAFFVSREGAGFVTRTNQAFDQLTGVKP